The Thermococcus sp. genomic interval GATCCTCTCGGCCAGCTCGCGTTTGCTCATTCTGGGCAGTTTCTTGGTGAAGTCCCTGCCCACGAGAACGACCTCGTTCTCCTCGCTGCCAAAGGCCCTGAGCGTGTTGGCCACAACGAGGTCACTTCCTGCCCGTTCAATCTGTTTTCTCGCTTCTCTAACGAGTTCTTCATCACTCAGACCGGTCTCTGCCTTGAACCCAACCAGAAAAACGTCCGGCTGGAGTTCCTTTATTCTGTCTATTATCTTCGGCGTTGGTTCAAGCTCAAGGGTCAGAGGTTTTCCGCTCTTTATCTTCACGCTGGCCTTTTCCTTAACGCGGAAGTCGCTAACCGCCGCTGCGAGGACGACGATATCGTATTTTTTAGACCTCAGCTCGTTCTCTATCGCCCGGAGCATCTCCTCGACGGTCTCGACCTCAATCTGGTTCTCCACGAAGCTCGGAACACTCCCCTTCGTCCTGATGAGCGTTACCTCGGCCCCCCTGAAGTCGGCTTCCTCCGCTATGGCCACTCCCATCCTGCCGCTGCTCGCGTTCGTGATGTAGCGGATGGGGTCTATGTACTCCCTCGTCGCACCGGCCGTTACGAGAACACGCTTTCCTTCGAGCGTTTTTGGGTGGAGTTTCCTGATCACGCGGTAGACTATTTCCTCCATCGTCGCAACCTTGGCTTTGCCCTCCTCGAATCTCGGCCCTATGAACTCGACGCCGAGTTCTTTGAGCTTCTCAATGTTCTGAACGACGATCGGGTGCTCGTACATGCTGGAATGCATCGCGGGGGCAATCATGATGGGCGTGTGGGCGAAGGCCGTTGTCACGACGGTCGTAACAGGCGTGTCGTCTATGCCGCAGGCGATTTTCCCTATCGTGTTGGCAGTGGCGGGGCAGACAAGGATTAGGTCGGCCTTGTTCTCGTGCTCCCCGGCGAGTTCGACGTGCTCTATGAAGCCTGTAATCTCCGTCACGACCGGATTCCCAGTGGCGAATTCCATCGCGTAGGGGTGGATTATCTTGGTGGCGTTCTCGCTCATGACGGCGTGTACCTCTGCGCCGTGCCTTATCAGCTCCCTCGCGAGCTTGACGCACTCCACAGCTGCTATACTGCCCGGAATTGCAAGGACGATTTTCTTCCCGAGAAGCTTCCGGCTCTTGGTGGCGTGAATAAGCTTAACATGATGAAGCATGATGGCACCTCCAGAAGGGGTTGCACTAACTCATATATAATACTTAGGAGGCTCAGAGCTCCCTCACGGCGTCATCTTCGAACTTGCTCACCTCTTCCTTCGTTCCCACCCACACGACTATTGTCGGCTCGACCGTTATCATTCCATCTCGTATCATGGGTTTTATCTCCCCTATGGCCTTCTCGATCTTGTATCCCCTGTCAACGGCCTCTATTATTATGGGGAGGTCCGTTGAGAGCCTCATAACGTCAGCCGAGTGAACCTTGCTCTTCTTACCGAACCCGTAGATGCCCCGGTAGACGGTCGCACCGGCGATGCCCATCCTGCGGAGCTTCTCCACTATCGCCTTGTAGAGGGGCTTTCCGTTAAAGCGGTCGTTCTCACCTATGTAGATGCGAAGGCGAAGCGTGTTCCAGTGCTCGACTTCAACCACAAGATCACCTCCTTGCAAGGACGAACCCGAGGAATATTAGGCCTATTGTGATTATAACGTTTGCCGAGATGTTCAGAAGGGCCAAAGAGTACTCCCTCTCGCGCAGGAGTGAAAAAGTCTCGTAGGAGAACGTCGAAAAAGTGCTTAGTGCCCCGCAGAAGCCCGTTCCAAAGAAAAGCCTCCACTCGGCTGAAATTCCTATGCCCCAGAAGAGCAGGCCGTACAGATAGCCCAGAATCAGGCTGGCTATGCTGTTTACGAGGAGGGTCCCAACTGGAAAGTCCTTGTAAACCGGGAGTAAGCCCGAGATATAGAACCTTGCCAGCGCGCCCAAGGCGCCACCGAGCATTATTGCGGCAATTATCCTGACGTTCATTTTTCTCACCCTGCGTTCTAGCCTTCCCGTTTCCCGAGGGTGCGTCGTGTGACCCCTACTTAAGATTTTGGGATGTCAAGGATAGGGCCCTCACAGAAAAGCTCTAGTCTGAGCTTTCATCATTTTTTCCGCCGAAGTTGAGGTAGTAGTGTATCTTCTCCTCGACTTCGCTGTAGTCCCTCTTCGGAAGCCCCAGCTGTTCCCGGAGCCTTTTGTTCTCGGCGATCATGGCCGAAAGCTGTATCGCAAGGTTCTGGTTGTCCATCGCAATATAGTATGAGCGGAACTTTAGGGGGGACCATTTGCCTTCCAGCTCGTAGAGCTCCCCATCAAGCCGGGCTATTTCCTCCTGGAGCTTTTTAAACGTCGTCTCGTTGGCTTCGGGGTCGTCATCAATGTAGCCGTGCAGGAGGATTATCCTGATCGCCTCCTCAACCCGGAAATCGTAGCGTTCACAGAGCTCCCTAATTTTCTCAAAGGTCTCGTCCGCAATCTTGAACGTTACCCGTCGCCAGCCCCTCTTTGGCCTCACGGTGATCTTCATTTCTTCATCGCCTCCAGCTCCGCTCTAAGCCTCTTGTTCTCCTCGCTGAGCTCTTTCCGGAATGCCATCAGAAATTCCTTGTCTCGCTTTGCCATCTTTTCAAACTCCACGAGTTCGGCATAGCTTGCCCTCATCTCAGCAAGTTTTTTCTCCACCCTGTCCTTTCCTTCGAGAAGGAGGCGGAGCTTCAGAACCCTGAGCGTCCTCTCCAGCCCCTCCAGGTCTCGGAACCTTCTCTCTATCTCGTGTTTGTTCTCCCTTATCGCCTTCAGTTCCTCGTTTGTGACCTCTATCTCCACGGGAACACCCTCCTTGACTTTTTGTTGCCGGTTCTCTTCACTGTCACGCCCGTTTCAAGACCCTTCAGGGCTTCTATCGTCAGTGGAAGTGCCGATATCTCCTCCTTCGTTGGCCGCTCCTTGGCCCTGTAGTCGAACTTGTCAATGAACGCACCAAGCCTTTCCCTGAGTATCTTCAGCTTTTCAATTTGGACCATCTTCAGCCTTTCAGCCGCAGTGGGATCCCCCCGCTGGAGAATTTGCAGGAGCATTCTGTAATGATGCCTGCACAGTACCGATTCGGAGCGCTCGTATTCGGGGAGGAGTTCTTCAATCCTTTCCGCAAATGCCTCTACTGTGCTTCTCTCCTTCTCCTCCATTAACCTGCAGAGGAAGCATTCTCCCTCCTCCGGAGTCTCGCCCCGCTCAAGGTACGTTATGTACGTCCTGAGCATGTGCTCGTAGATTATGGCCACACCCAGCGGCCCCAGCAGCGGTTCCGAATACGCTTTTCCCAGGGTCTTCCATGCGTGGTAGGTGCAGAGACCGAGGCTCTCCTTGAACTTCTCCCTCACGCCCGGGTTGTTCACGTGTTCGTACAGGATTGTGTCTATCTCGGACTCCTCGTATTTGCGGAGTATTCTGCAGACGGGACACCCCTCTCCGAGGGCATCCCTTAGATACATACCTATCAAGTCCATGCCTACCACTCAGATGAATCTCTTCATGAAATCCAGTACCGCTAGGGCCCTATACGTGTTCTGGAAGTTTGAAATGCCCAGTTCCAGCGAACGCCTGAAGCCGCCGTTGGGGTTCTGGAGTGTCCGAATGAACCTTATGTGCCTCTTGGGGCAGTTCGGTCTTTCACCCTGCAGTTCCAGACCCCTCGTCGCGTAGAATGTCGGCTCAAGGTATGGTGGAAGGCTGTAGGGAACCTCCGTAAACCCGCCCCAGTCGCCGCAGAGCTCGCAGTTTCTAAAGTGGGGGCTCTTTGGCGGCCTGTACCCAAGGGCGTTCAGGGTATAGAGCGCCTGATACGTCATCGTCGTCGTTGGCTGCCTCACCCCGAATCCGTTCCCGTTCCTAAAGCGCATTACGAATTCCCTTATTTTCTCTCTTGTTTCACTGTCAAAGCGGTATCCTATGGCCTTAAATGCCTTGACGACCCAGTACGTTGCCTCCAGCGGTGTTGCCGTTCCAAACTCCTCGCTCCCGCCCAGACCCACGGCGAACCTGTCCTCCAGGGGGTTGTACTTGGTGAAGATTATGTCCACATGCTTCATCGCCACGTCCTTTGCACCGAGGATCGCCAGGCCTTCCATAGCCATGGCTATCGCAACGACCGCCGTCTGGGGCTGTATTGCGTTTTCAAAGAATTCGATGGTCTTTTCCTTCTCTGGAACATCCAGACCCAGGAGATCGTGGATTTTTACGGCGTAATACGTGTCGTTGACGTTGGTGTCGTTGAGGACACTGACAAAACAGTATCCTCCGTCCTCATGGCGCCTCTCCTTCGTATACCGGATGATCAGATCGACGTTAACGAACCTTCCAATTTCATAAAGCTTCGAGCCCATTCTACCGCCTCCTCAAGCTTTTGACGGAGAACAGGCGTCATCAGCCCCTGGCGGGCGGTTCGGCTCGAAGCCCGGGCGGACGCCATCGCCCGAAAAACCATCTGAAAGACGTTTAAAAACGTTTGTGGTGCAATTACCTAATAACCTAAAAATTTAATAAGCATAAAACGGCCTTTCATTTGTGATGAAATCATGGAATTCATAGCCTTCACCTACGCTGGAAACTTCGTGAAGGAGGAGGTAATAAAGGAAGTTGTGTTCACCGTATTTGATGAGGCGAATCGTTTCTTTGAGGAGAACGGCCTTCCGCTCAGGTTTCTCTACATCGGAAAGCTAAAGCTGGAGCCCGGTTACCTGATAAACATATACACCTCAGGGGGGAAGATACGGGCTTATCCCATCGAAGTCCTTGTGGAGGTTCTCCACGCCAAGCTCCTCAACGAGATAGAGGAGAGGCCGAACATAAAGATGAACAAGATATTCGCCCTGACCACGTTCCCCCTCGTTTCCCGCAATCCGTATTTTGACTTCTACGAGAAGTTCTTGGGGATACACGAGACCTTGATCGGGTTGAGGGTAATGGTTCTGTCAATGAAGCCCTTCGAACCGCCTGAACTCTCCGAATTCCTGAAAAGGGCTGATGAGGAGGGTGTATCTGAAGAAGAAAAGGCCCTCATAAAAGGGGAGCTTGAGCTCTTCAAAAACCGCCTCCTCAAGGGTGTCCTCCACGAGGTTGGCCACAGCTTCGACCTCGGCCACTGCTCAAACCAGTGCGTCATGAACTCCCCATCAACGATGGAAGAATGGGACTCCAGAATGCTCGGCTACTGCGATTCCTGCTTTATCAGCCTCAAGAGGGCAGTCGAGTGGTCCGAACGCAGTCCCCGTGGGGAGTAGGGTAAAAAGTTTTAGGCCCTTGGGCGTTAGTTCACACTGATGTGGCTCGGCCGTGGTTCCAAGTGGGAAGACGAAGGAGCAAGGGAGGCGCTGCCACGCTACTTCTCGATTCTTGAAGGGACGGAAGAGCCCGTATTTTCCATCTCAAAACGGGTTGAGGTCAGGTTTGAAGATAATCTCCCGCTTGATGAGCTGTGGAACCTCCATGCCGAGGGTATGGACAGGTTAAGGGAAAACGACCTGAGGGAGAAACCCGAGAACAACCTCCTGGAGCTCAAGGCGTTGATTGCCAGCAGGATTATGGAATCCTGCACACTGTGCGAGATAAAGTGCCGCGTGGACAGGAGGGAGTACATTGGCTACTGCCGCGTGGGGGAGAGCCTCGTGGCGAGCGACTTCCTTCACTACGGTGAAGAACCGGAGCTAGTGCCTTCCTACACTGTCTTCTTCTCCGGCTGCAACTTCCGCTGCGTCTTCTGCCAGAACTGGGACATAAGTCAGTACCGCGTTGGGATTGAGCACGTCCCCGAGTTCATGGCGTTCAAAATCGAGGAGGCGTTCAGGAGGGGTGCCAAGAACGTCAACTTCGTCGGCGGCGAACCGACGCCGAATCTGCCTTTCATCGTTGAGACTTTGAGGCACGTCAGCGTCCCCATCCCTGTCGTCTGGAACTCCAACATGTACATGAGCGAGGATGCCATGAGGCTCCTCGACGGCGTTGTTGACGTTTATCTGGCTGACTTTAAATGGGGAAACGATGGGTGTGCCATGAGGTATTCCAAGATTCCCCGCTACTGGGAGGTCGTGACGAGAAACTTCCTCCTTGCCGCGGAGCACTTTGGGGCTGAGTTCATCGTAAGGCATCTGGTCCTTCCGGGCCATCTTGAATGCTGCACGCGGCCAGTGCTGGAGTGGATAGTGGAAAATCTCGGAAAAGACGTCAGGGTAAACGTCATGTTCCAGTACCGGCCGGAATACCAGGCTGGAGAATATCCGGAGATCAGCAGGATGCTGGAAGGCAAAGAAAAGCAAAAAGCGGCTCGGATTGTCGAGGAGCTTGGTTTCAGAAACGCCCTTGTTGGCTAGCCGCCAGCTCTGGCGAGTCTCAGGGTTTCCATAAAGCGCTGGATCTCATCCTCCACCCCTTCGATGAGGACACTCCATCGCGGCATGCCGTGGAACTCTTCCGTCTCTTCCACGCTGATGGAAACCCTAGCCCCTGACTTTCTGAGTATCTCCCCCAGCTCCCCGGGGGGAATTGCGGTTGTTATCTGCAGCCTCATACTCCAAACTCGACACGACCTGTTTTATGATTTCCGGAACCGTAAAGTTTATAAAGAATTGCACATATGTAATATTACAATTACACATGCAGAGGTGATGTGACATGAAGAAGTTGCTGGCTGGATTTATGGCATTGGCCGTGTTTGGCCTTGTATTTGGGGCCGTTGCGGCCTATCAGGGCACCCCGGGGCCGAACCCGGAGGTTGAGAGAAGCGCCACACCAATGGCCTACGCCAAGGGCTACGGGCAGGGCCACGGCGGCATGATGGCTGGAGAAGGCACACCCTACATGGGGCTCGGTGTAAGGTCCGCCAACCTAACCGAAGTGAGCGTTGACCCGGCCGAGGTAACCGACTATCTCGCCCAGGTTTCAATTGAAGAGTTCACGAACAACCGCGGCATAACCGTCCAGAAACTCGTCTACGACGGCGACTACGTTGGAAAGGTCGTCGGTGACTACAACCTCGGCGAGCTGGACGTTTATGCCGCCTACGAGACCCTGCATGGGGTTAAGGTCTTCCTGGCCTATGATGGCAACATAGTGGGCTTCGTTCTTATGAAGTGAGCCCACTGCCTCCTTCACTTTTTGTTTTTAAGTTCTGAAATATATCTTCTATGAACCGCCGACCAGCCTTTTCGCTTCCTCCAGAACCTTTGCCGCGTGCCCTTTTGCCCGGACGTTGAGCTTCTTCCAGACAACCTCACCGTCTGGGTTGAATATGAACGTGCTCCTGATCACTCCCTCGTACTCCTTGCCATAGCGCTTTTTCTTGCCCCAGGCACCGAGGGCCTTTATGAGTTCCCCTTCCGGATCGCTGAGCAGCCGGATTCTTAGGCCGTGTTTCTCCTTGAATTTTATGTGGCTCTTTACTGAGTCCTTTGAAACTCCGATAACCTGAAAGCCCAGTTTTTCGAACTCTGGGAGGAGCTCCGTAAACTCTTTTGCTTCCGCTGTGCAGCCGGGCGTGTTGTCCCTGGGATAGACGTAGAGAACGGTCCATTTCCCGAGGACAGCATCCTTAAGACTTATCTCTTCCCCATTCTCATCGAAGACCCTGACATCCAGCGGGTTCATACGACCACCGAAGTAATTAGGGTAACCTAACTCATAAACGTTTCGGGTGGGATAAGGTTATTTAGGAGTTAGTCTGAATTGTACTTCCAGGTGGGAACATGAGGCTGCCATCTCATAAGACCAAGATAGTTGCCACGATAGGCCCATCCTCAATGAAGCGAAAAACCATCGAGGCGATGATAAAGGCCGGGCTGAGCGTCGCGAGGATAAACTTCGCCCACGGCGACCTGGAACAGCATGCGAAGACTGTTGAGCTTGTGAGGGAGGCCTCGCAGAGGTTGAACCGTCCCGTGGCCATCCTTGGAGACCTTCCGGGGGTAAAAATCCGCGTGGGGGAGATACAGAACGGCTCGGTCACGCTAAGGCGCTGGCAGACGGTTGTCCTGACAACGAGGGACATCATCGGAACCGAAGCGGAGATACCAGTGGAGTTCAAAGAGTTTCCCAGGATGGTGTCAAAGGGGGATGTGATTTATCTAAGCGACGGATTCATAGCGCTCCGGGTGGAAGATGTCCGCGGACAGGACGTTGTCTGCAAAGTCCTTGTGGGTGGGACGCTCTTCTCGCACAAGGGCATCAACGTCCCGAAGGCCAGGATGGCCATTGATGCGGTGACCGACAGAGACTTAAAGTTCATTGAGTTCGCCATCGAACACGGCATCGACGCCGTCGGGATAAGCTTCGTCGGCTCTGCCTACGACGTTCTCAAAGTCAGGAGGTTCGTAGAAGATAAGAACGGAAGCCTCTTCATAATAGCCAAGATAGAAAGGCCCGACGCCGTGAAAAACTTTGATGACATTCTCTGTGCCGCCGATGGGATAATGATAGCAAGGGGGGACCTGGGCGTTGAAATGCCCATTGAAAAGCTCCCGGTTCTTCAGAAGAAGCTGATACACAAGGCCAACGCTGCCGGTAAGCCCGTGATAACGGCCACCCAGATGCTGGAGAGCATGACAGAGGAGAAGCTGCCAACGAGGGCTGAAGTTACAGACGTGGCAAACGCGATCCTCGATGGAACGGACGCCGTGATGCTCTCAGAGGAGACTGCCGTTGGGAAGTATCCCGTCGATGCGGTCAGGATGATGGCAAAGATATCAAAGACGATAGAGGCGTACCGTGACTCCCAGTGGTCTACCCGCATAATCGAATGGAAGATGACTCGCTGGAGCGAGAAGAGTCCCAGAAAAGGCACCATAAAGGACACGATAGCCAGGAGCATAATAGAGGCCCTGAACTCGATGGACATTAAGTACATCCTGACCCCGACGAGAACCGGAGAGACTGCGAGGCTTATCTCCCGCTTCAAGCCCAAGCAGTGGATTCTGGCATTTGCAACCGATGAACACGTTGCGAGGAACCTGATGTTCTCCTACGGTGTATATCCATTCGTTGTGGAGGAGACCAGCGAACGGGAGATACTGGGGCTGATCAAGGGGTTAGGTATAGTGAAGGAAAACGACCCGGTTCTCCTCACGAAGGGGACACCGATAGGAAAGACCGCCGGAACGAACACCATCAGGATATTCTTGGTTTGACCCTAAATTTTTTAGAGCCCCTATGCGATACACCCCTAGTTGAGGTGTGTCTATGAACGGAGACCAAATTATCGGCATGGTGATTATTGTTGGTGCCTACGGTTTAATGCTCTACCTTCTCCACGCATCCAATCACGCAATAGCTGAAATGAAAAGGCGCAGAATTGAGCGTCGAAGAAGGTACGCCAAGAAGAGGGTGGGGCATGTCCTTGAAGTTCAAAGGACTACGAGGCATAGGAGGAGATAAAATGGAGAACGGGGAAACGATCGAGCTTTCCAGAGGGCTCTCGCTCATGCATCTAATGATGATGGGTATGGGGATGATGATAGGAGCTGGCGTCTTCGTTGCGACTGGTTATGCCATTGGTTTTGCAGGCTCAGGAGGAATACTGGTTGCCTTCGCTCTCAACGGTCTCATCGCTTTCTTCTCAGCGATGTCCTTTGCCGAGCTCGCCTCGGCCCTTCCTACAGCGGGAGGTGCATACACATACATCGACGAGGCCTTCAAGGGGCTGGTTGGCTTTATCTCTGGCTGGATGAACTGGTTCGCGCTGACGGTAGCTGGCAGTCTCTACGCCATAACCTTCGCAACTTATACGGTTTTTCTCTTTGAGGGAACGGACTGGTTCACCAGCATCAACCTCGAGCACGAGCTCATCATCAAGCTCCTCGCGCTGGCCATAGCACTCGTGTTCATTGCCATAAACTACATCGGCGTCTCCGAGACTGGGAGTATAGAGAACTTAATAACCCTCGGCCAGATGGGGACGCTTGCCTTCATCGGGCTGTTCTCAGTCTACTACATCTTCGTTCACCCCGAGAAGCTCGCCCACTTTAACGACTTCGTTCCCAATGGCTGGGACAAGATACTGATGGCTATGGGGTTCACCTACGTCGGATTCGAGGGCTACGAGGTCATAGCACACGCCGGCGAGGAAGCAGTCAACCCGAAGGAGACCGTTCCGAAGGCCATACTCTACTCAGTCGCAGCAGTTACCGCCACGTACCTCATCTTCGCCTTCGCGGCTATAGTGGGTGCAGAGCCGGGCAACGTGCCGGTTCACGAGTGGTTTGCCGAACTCGGAGCAGTGGGGATGGGTGAGGCCATAAAGGACCTGATGCCCTACGGCGGCCTTCTAATAACCCTCGCCGCGATATTCTCCTCGACGTCTGCTCTAAACGCAACCATCTATTCTTCCACGAGAGTTCTCTTCGCGATAAGCAGGGACGGTAGGCTCCCCAGAATCTTTTCAAGGATACACCCTGTCAGGAGGATTCCCCATTATGCTCTCTTTGCTTCTTCTATCATTGTCCTCACCATCGCTGCAATCTTTCCCATAGAGGATGTCGCTGCTAGTGCCGACATAGTCTTCCTCTTAATATTCCTCCTCGTCAACGCGGCGGTGATAAAGATAAGGAATGAAAGGGGAGATGAGCTTGACTATGGTTTCCTTATGCCATATTTTCCATACATCCCCCTGCTCGCGATACTCTTCCAGGCGATACTTTCGCTCTGGGTCTTCAACGTCAGCCCAACCGCTTGGGCCATCACGATAGCTTGGGTCGTCATCGGGCTCATCGTATACAGGAGTTACGAAGGGGCCAGGGTCGAGCCCTTCAGGTTCGAGCGTGAGACGGTCTTTGAGGAAGCCAAGCCCGCGAGATACCGCATAATGGTGGCTGTTTCCAACAAGGAAAATGCAGGGGTTCTGACGAAATACGCGGAGGCAATAGCCGAACGCGTCGGTGGTGAGCTGCTCATAGTGAGCGTTGTCACTGTCCCAGAACAGACTCCACTTGAAGAGGCCAGACACTTCGCGAATGAGGCTATAGAGGCGATCAAAGAGGCCAGGGCCCACACCTCTGGAAGGGTCGGCGTCGAGGGCATCATCTACTATTCTCACAGCGTCTACAGGGGAATAATGAGTGCCGTCCGGGATAAAAAGGTCGACCTCCTCATCCTTGGCTGGGAAGGACGCTCCCGGTGGGGCAAGTACGTCCTCGGGAGCAATCTCGACAGGATAGTCAAGAACGCGCCCTGCAACGTCGTTGTTGTAAAGCCTGGTGATACGGAGGAGCGGGAGAAAATCGAGAACATACTCTTCCCGACGAGGGGAGGTAAACACGCCAGAATGAGCGCCGAGCTGGTATCCCTTCTAGCGGAGATATACAATGCCCAAGTCACTGTTCTCACAGTCAAATCCGGAGAGGATGAGAAGAAACTCAGGGAAAGACTCACACCCATAGTGGAGAAGATATCAAGGGCCAATCTAAGGATTGTGGAGGGGGAACCGGTTCACGCAATACTGGAAGAGTGCAGGAAGCACGACTTAGTTGTCATGGGTGCCACGAGGGAACCGCTCTTCAAAAGGCTCATCTTCGGGGAAGTTCCTGAGAAAGTGGCCGGAAAGTGCAGGAGGACGGTGTTGCTTGTCAAGATAAACCGGGGCATAAGGGCTAGGATAAACCGTCTTGTGGGCAGGCGCGTGGAGTAAAACAGAATTTTTTAGCCTTTCATTTTTTGTGTTTTGCCTTAACAATCATTATAAATCCCTTCCTCTCATTATCCCATATGAGGACGTTTATAGTCAAAGCCAACAAAGCTCATACCGCCCCGGACTTCAATCTCAGGGATCTCCCGGGGACGAGCGGCAGAATAGACCTCCTGTGCAGGGCTCTCAACTCGGCCTTCCTCCTATCCCACGGCTTCAGAAAAAACGTCAGGGTGTGGTTGAGCCTCTACGGCCCACCGGACCCGCCCAAGGCAATAAGGTTCGAGGGAAGTGAGATAAAGCCGAAGACCCTCAACCCCGATGAGCTCAGCACCGCCAAGCTGATAATTCGTGCGCTTAAAGCCTCCAAAGGCTTGAAGGAACCGAGCAAAGAGGTCCAGGTTCTGCCAGGCATCTATGTGAGCAACATGACCTTCGAGGACATCGTCAGAAGAACGCTCAAGGGTTCTGCCCTCTACTACCTCCACGAAGAGGGGAAGCCGATAACCGGCGAGCGTTTCCCTCAGAACGTTGCCTTCGTCCTTGGTGACCATGAAGGCCTGAGAGAAGAAGACGAGGCCTTCCTTGCGGGAATAGCACAAAAAATAAGCGTTGGGAAGAAGAGCTATCTGGCATCCCACGTGATTGCCTACGTAAACATTTTCCTCGATTCCCTCACTCCTCCGCCCTGAGCTTCAGCGATGTGTGCTCCTGCTTGAGTTCCTCCAGTTTCTCAAGTATCTTTTCGCTGGTCTCCCTGAGCTGCAGCGCCAGCTCTTCAAGCTCTTTTATCTGCTCTTCCAGCGCCCTCTCGCGCTCCTCGATTTCCTCCATAGCCATTGCGAGCTTCTCCTCCTCGCTCTTCCTGTAGACTTCGATGCTCAGTCCCTCGTAGTCCCACTTGATGGTTCCATCTTCGATCCTGAACGGAACGGTTATCCTGATGACGTCGCTCTTCTCGACGCCGAGCTCCTGGAGCTTCTCGAAGATTTTCTGGTTCAGCTCTCCCGCCGCTCTGACGACCTCTCTGGGGTCAACTTTCTTCCGCGTCAGTGCGAAGAGAACGCGTCTCACCTTGTAGGCGTAACCGGAGGCACGGACAAAGCCAGTACTCAGCCTCATGGCCACCACCATAAGTGTTTTATTCTTTGGGAAATAAATAACTAACGGTGAGAAAAATGAACATCCTGATATTTGGCCCTCCCGGAAGCGGCAAGTCCACCCACTCCAGAACAATAACCGAGCGCTATGGTCTGACGTACGTCTCTTCCGGAGACATGATACGTGCTGAAATAGAACGTGGGAGCTCTCTCGGCAGGGAACTGGAGCGGTACCTTGCGCGGGGAGACCTGATACCTGACACGGTTGTCAACACGCTGATAATCTCTCGGCTGAGGCGTGACAGGAGGAACTTCATCATAGACGGCTATCCAAGAACCGCGGAACAGGTTCTGGCCCTTGAGAACTACCTCTACGACCATGGCATGAGCATAGACGTCGCCATGGAGATATCCATCTCCAAGGAGGAGAGCGTTGAGAGAATCTCGGGAAGAAGAATCTGCTCCAAGTGTGGCGCGGTCTATCATCTAAGATATCGCCCTCCGAAAGTTCCGGGAAAGTGTGACGTTTGCGGCGGAAGACTCGTGCAGAGGGAAGACGACAGGCCGGAAATAGTTGGAAGACGCTACGACCTCTACATAAGAAACATGGAGCCGATAATCAAGTTCTACAAGAAACAGGGCGTGTATGTAAGAATAGACGGGCACGGCGGTATAAACGAGGTCTGGGAGAGGATAAGACCCCTCCTGGATTACATCAGGAACCGGGAGTCCCTTTCCGGAGGAGGCCCATGAGCTCCCGAACTTCCTCACTCTGGGCGAGTTCCTCGGCTTCTTTCTCTATCTCAACCTTTCTTTTGAGAATCGAGGCCAGAGCCTTGTCCTCCGGGTCTATGATCTTGACCTCAAGCGGAAAGACCCTCTTGGTTAGGGTTTTGATGTATGTCCCCGCCTTGTATCTAATTTTCTTTTCAAGCTCGCCCTTTTCCTCCGGGGAAAGAAGACGGTCCGTTCTCAGGACTATCGTTAGCACGTGGGGCTCCTCGAAGGGCACCGTTACCGCAAGGGCTGAGAACTCCACGTTCCACTCCCTT includes:
- a CDS encoding amino acid permease, giving the protein MENGETIELSRGLSLMHLMMMGMGMMIGAGVFVATGYAIGFAGSGGILVAFALNGLIAFFSAMSFAELASALPTAGGAYTYIDEAFKGLVGFISGWMNWFALTVAGSLYAITFATYTVFLFEGTDWFTSINLEHELIIKLLALAIALVFIAINYIGVSETGSIENLITLGQMGTLAFIGLFSVYYIFVHPEKLAHFNDFVPNGWDKILMAMGFTYVGFEGYEVIAHAGEEAVNPKETVPKAILYSVAAVTATYLIFAFAAIVGAEPGNVPVHEWFAELGAVGMGEAIKDLMPYGGLLITLAAIFSSTSALNATIYSSTRVLFAISRDGRLPRIFSRIHPVRRIPHYALFASSIIVLTIAAIFPIEDVAASADIVFLLIFLLVNAAVIKIRNERGDELDYGFLMPYFPYIPLLAILFQAILSLWVFNVSPTAWAITIAWVVIGLIVYRSYEGARVEPFRFERETVFEEAKPARYRIMVAVSNKENAGVLTKYAEAIAERVGGELLIVSVVTVPEQTPLEEARHFANEAIEAIKEARAHTSGRVGVEGIIYYSHSVYRGIMSAVRDKKVDLLILGWEGRSRWGKYVLGSNLDRIVKNAPCNVVVVKPGDTEEREKIENILFPTRGGKHARMSAELVSLLAEIYNAQVTVLTVKSGEDEKKLRERLTPIVEKISRANLRIVEGEPVHAILEECRKHDLVVMGATREPLFKRLIFGEVPEKVAGKCRRTVLLVKINRGIRARINRLVGRRVE
- a CDS encoding single- stranded DNA-binding family protein, which produces MRLSTGFVRASGYAYKVRRVLFALTRKKVDPREVVRAAGELNQKIFEKLQELGVEKSDVIRITVPFRIEDGTIKWDYEGLSIEVYRKSEEEKLAMAMEEIEERERALEEQIKELEELALQLRETSEKILEKLEELKQEHTSLKLRAEE
- a CDS encoding adenylate kinase; protein product: MNILIFGPPGSGKSTHSRTITERYGLTYVSSGDMIRAEIERGSSLGRELERYLARGDLIPDTVVNTLIISRLRRDRRNFIIDGYPRTAEQVLALENYLYDHGMSIDVAMEISISKEESVERISGRRICSKCGAVYHLRYRPPKVPGKCDVCGGRLVQREDDRPEIVGRRYDLYIRNMEPIIKFYKKQGVYVRIDGHGGINEVWERIRPLLDYIRNRESLSGGGP
- the trmY gene encoding tRNA (pseudouridine(54)-N(1))-methyltransferase TrmY, coding for MRTFIVKANKAHTAPDFNLRDLPGTSGRIDLLCRALNSAFLLSHGFRKNVRVWLSLYGPPDPPKAIRFEGSEIKPKTLNPDELSTAKLIIRALKASKGLKEPSKEVQVLPGIYVSNMTFEDIVRRTLKGSALYYLHEEGKPITGERFPQNVAFVLGDHEGLREEDEAFLAGIAQKISVGKKSYLASHVIAYVNIFLDSLTPPP
- the pyk gene encoding pyruvate kinase; translation: MRLPSHKTKIVATIGPSSMKRKTIEAMIKAGLSVARINFAHGDLEQHAKTVELVREASQRLNRPVAILGDLPGVKIRVGEIQNGSVTLRRWQTVVLTTRDIIGTEAEIPVEFKEFPRMVSKGDVIYLSDGFIALRVEDVRGQDVVCKVLVGGTLFSHKGINVPKARMAIDAVTDRDLKFIEFAIEHGIDAVGISFVGSAYDVLKVRRFVEDKNGSLFIIAKIERPDAVKNFDDILCAADGIMIARGDLGVEMPIEKLPVLQKKLIHKANAAGKPVITATQMLESMTEEKLPTRAEVTDVANAILDGTDAVMLSEETAVGKYPVDAVRMMAKISKTIEAYRDSQWSTRIIEWKMTRWSEKSPRKGTIKDTIARSIIEALNSMDIKYILTPTRTGETARLISRFKPKQWILAFATDEHVARNLMFSYGVYPFVVEETSEREILGLIKGLGIVKENDPVLLTKGTPIGKTAGTNTIRIFLV